One Gossypium hirsutum isolate 1008001.06 chromosome A08, Gossypium_hirsutum_v2.1, whole genome shotgun sequence genomic window, ccttttttctttcttttccgcAACTCCCCCATTTTCAGCGAAACCCCTTAATCTCATCGACTTCGGCCCCACCGTTTCACTCGTCTTTTCCGCCGCCGATGTCACTACCGCCGCCGACGTCTCCATCACCACTTTTCTAGGTCTCAAATTCCATGGTCTCTGCACAGTCTCCTCCTCATCTTCTTCAGCTTCATTTTCTCGCGGCTTTGACGACTCTTCTTCTCGTTGCTGTCGTTGTTCTTCTTCGCGGTGGATTTGTTTGATGGCTTTCGGTGGTGGAGGAAAGGATGAGCGGTGAATGCGGGTGGAGCGTGACCCAACACGCGTCGGACGAAGACGGTCGTGGTCCGAGTCGGATTCAGGAGAACGGCTGTGATCGGCGGTGGCAGCGGATGAACTACCACCTCCGTGGGTCCCCCATTTAAGAAACGGAAAGTTGAAGTTGTGTAAAGGCTGAGACTTTATCGGTGCAGTAgccataaaaaaataacaaaacaagagCGAACAAAGAAACAACTGCACATAAACGACCAACACTTCTTAAAAGATgagaaattgagaaagaaaacaAAGCGCGGTGGAGGAAGTGGCGGAGCAAAGGAAGAGCAACCCTGAAAGatgagaaggaagaagaaagaaatatcaAATATGTTCGTTGAagaaataaactttattttttttcgtaGGTCACTTATACAAAAGCGAGATCACCCGGGGACCGGGTTTTTATGTTATGAATTTTTTAGGCTTGATGTTCCATTTATTTACGTTGTGTACCGGCAGTAAAAGGTAGAGGTCTTCATGAACTGGGGGTtctctatatttatatttattttaaatttttttaatatttacattatcgCTATATATTATTtcagattt contains:
- the LOC107929391 gene encoding uncharacterized protein, with amino-acid sequence MATAPIKSQPLHNFNFPFLKWGTHGGGSSSAATADHSRSPESDSDHDRLRPTRVGSRSTRIHRSSFPPPPKAIKQIHREEEQRQQREEESSKPRENEAEEDEEETVQRPWNLRPRKVVMETSAAVVTSAAEKTSETVGPKSMRLRGFAENGGVAEKKEKRKFWIALSKEEIEEDIFVITGSRPARRPKKRPKNIQKQLDNVFPGLWLVGTTADAYRIADAPVKK